A genomic stretch from Balnearium lithotrophicum includes:
- a CDS encoding methylenetetrahydrofolate reductase → MTFREKVESGKFVITAEVAPPRGTDFKPIVDGIEPLRGKVDAFNVTDCQRSMVRMGALPMAKLLLDSKLEPIFQLTCRDRNRIALQSDLLGAYALGIENVCLMTGDFTTLGDQPDSKPVFDVDSVQLIEIAERLNSGELLNGKKLNGKTSFFIGGVFNPFAGPKFLQELKLEKKIRAGAKFIQTQPIYDSNLAKEVSELIYSLGATPIIGILPIKSLKMANFMKKLNPTSVPNSLIEGLERAENPEEYGWKYAIDIASSCLEFAGGIHFMLVGKVHELANFIDYLKRDYNHKF, encoded by the coding sequence TTGACCTTTAGGGAAAAGGTAGAGAGTGGAAAGTTCGTTATAACTGCAGAGGTTGCACCCCCGAGGGGAACGGATTTTAAGCCTATCGTCGATGGAATAGAACCTTTAAGGGGAAAGGTTGATGCATTCAACGTTACAGACTGCCAGCGTTCAATGGTTAGGATGGGAGCTCTCCCAATGGCAAAGCTCCTCCTTGACTCTAAACTTGAACCAATTTTTCAGCTTACCTGTAGGGACAGAAACAGAATAGCCCTCCAGTCAGACCTTTTGGGAGCCTATGCCCTCGGAATAGAGAACGTCTGTTTAATGACGGGAGACTTTACAACACTGGGAGACCAGCCCGATTCAAAACCTGTCTTTGACGTTGATTCCGTTCAGCTCATTGAAATTGCTGAGAGGTTAAACTCAGGAGAACTGCTAAACGGTAAAAAGCTCAACGGAAAAACTTCCTTTTTTATAGGAGGCGTTTTTAATCCATTTGCAGGTCCGAAGTTCCTACAAGAACTGAAGTTAGAGAAAAAAATAAGGGCGGGAGCTAAGTTTATTCAGACCCAGCCGATTTACGATTCAAATTTGGCGAAAGAGGTTTCCGAGTTAATTTACTCGTTAGGTGCTACTCCTATAATAGGTATTCTTCCAATAAAAAGTTTGAAGATGGCAAACTTTATGAAGAAGCTAAATCCCACATCAGTTCCCAACTCACTGATTGAGGGGTTAGAGAGGGCAGAGAACCCTGAGGAGTATGGCTGGAAGTATGCAATTGACATTGCAAGCTCGTGTTTGGAGTTTGCAGGGGGAATTCACTTTATGTTGGTTGGAAAGGTTCACGAGCTTGCAAACTTCATCGATTATCTAAAGAGAGATTACAACCATAAGTTTTAG
- a CDS encoding SurA N-terminal domain-containing protein, with translation MKSLILSVPVVFSLSIGAVAAEKVLAKVNGKAITEKDLDQMINSLPPNYQTLKNNPQFRKQLLQNLIKEELLYQEAIKEGIDKDPQVQKEIELMKRRILVQALVRKHIKLSPVSVSDSEAKAFYEKNKATFKDANGKTISYDVIKPFIVKSLQQQKEKQEFSRALNNYVNSVERKSKVEILTK, from the coding sequence TTGAAAAGTCTAATTCTATCTGTTCCAGTGGTTTTCTCCCTATCCATAGGAGCTGTCGCAGCCGAAAAAGTTTTAGCAAAGGTAAACGGTAAGGCCATAACTGAAAAGGACTTAGACCAAATGATAAACTCACTTCCACCAAACTACCAGACACTAAAAAACAATCCACAGTTCAGAAAGCAGTTACTTCAAAATTTAATTAAAGAGGAACTTCTCTATCAGGAAGCAATTAAGGAAGGAATTGATAAGGACCCTCAAGTTCAAAAGGAAATTGAACTTATGAAGAGGAGAATACTCGTACAGGCCCTCGTTAGAAAGCACATAAAACTCTCTCCCGTTAGCGTATCAGACAGTGAGGCAAAGGCCTTCTACGAAAAGAACAAGGCAACCTTTAAGGATGCAAACGGAAAAACCATTTCGTACGATGTCATTAAACCCTTTATTGTAAAGAGTTTGCAGCAACAGAAGGAGAAGCAGGAGTTTAGTAGAGCTCTGAATAACTATGTTAACTCCGTTGAGAGAAAGTCAAAGGTTGAGATTTTAACTAAATAG
- a CDS encoding peptidylprolyl isomerase: MGRLLALFFTFLFIAVPSYGKVVDFIAAVVNGEPVLYSEVVDYAKKNHIPDLRVARDKVIERKILLTKAKSEGITVSDEELNRALSNFIKNSGFKNKKEFEEALKKEGLTLSDVRKSLREQLLIAKLIAREVKSKISVSDSEVEDVCKKEEGKPLRDVYYIYTKSSDRAEKALELLKNGVPFEKVARELSEDKVTGSRGGYLGKVSPGMLIKPLDSAVWSLKPGSYKEVRTNNGFYIVYVKSEEKGHCDRNRIRQELYMRKFQKALNDYVDKLKREASVKVYM, from the coding sequence ATGGGGCGATTACTTGCCCTCTTTTTTACCTTTTTATTTATCGCTGTTCCATCTTACGGTAAGGTTGTCGACTTCATAGCTGCAGTTGTAAATGGGGAGCCTGTCCTCTACAGTGAGGTTGTTGACTACGCTAAGAAGAACCACATTCCAGACTTAAGGGTAGCAAGGGACAAGGTAATTGAGAGGAAAATCCTACTTACAAAGGCAAAATCTGAGGGGATTACAGTTTCAGATGAGGAACTGAATAGAGCTCTTTCTAATTTCATTAAAAACAGTGGCTTTAAGAATAAAAAGGAGTTTGAGGAAGCCCTGAAGAAAGAGGGGTTAACCCTCTCTGATGTAAGAAAGAGTTTGAGGGAGCAGCTTCTCATTGCAAAGCTCATTGCAAGGGAAGTAAAGTCAAAGATTAGCGTAAGTGACTCTGAGGTTGAGGACGTATGCAAAAAGGAGGAGGGCAAACCTCTAAGAGACGTTTACTACATATACACAAAGAGTTCCGATAGAGCTGAAAAGGCCCTTGAGCTTCTAAAAAACGGTGTTCCCTTTGAAAAGGTTGCAAGGGAGCTCTCTGAGGACAAGGTAACTGGGAGTAGGGGAGGTTACCTTGGGAAAGTTTCACCCGGAATGTTGATTAAACCTTTAGACAGTGCCGTCTGGAGCTTAAAACCGGGTTCCTACAAGGAGGTAAGAACGAACAATGGCTTTTACATCGTATATGTGAAGTCTGAGGAGAAGGGGCACTGTGACAGGAACAGGATAAGGCAGGAGCTCTACATGAGAAAGTTCCAAAAGGCCCTAAATGACTACGTTGATAAACTAAAAAGGGAAGCGAGCGTTAAGGTTTACATGTAG
- a CDS encoding methylenetetrahydrofolate reductase C-terminal domain-containing protein, which translates to MVTVRLKSLERIVEELKGFKRVFIFGCQIGSARCKNGGLREAYKVAGFLEGKGFKVTGVKSPGGTCILEKLTSKNLLREAEESAEVILSLACGAGTQLIAENVKIPVRTGVTTLFIGVEREGRFFDEYCIACGDCVISDTGGICPVARCPKSLVNGPCGGAIAGKCEVNPDIPCVWYEIERRLEIIGELENVKENVPPKDYSKSVYPRKLILEE; encoded by the coding sequence TTGGTTACTGTCAGGCTCAAATCCCTTGAGCGGATAGTTGAGGAGCTTAAGGGTTTCAAAAGAGTTTTTATCTTCGGGTGTCAGATAGGCTCTGCAAGGTGTAAAAACGGAGGACTTAGAGAAGCTTACAAGGTAGCGGGATTTTTGGAGGGAAAGGGGTTTAAAGTGACGGGGGTTAAGAGTCCCGGAGGAACGTGTATCCTTGAGAAGTTAACCTCAAAGAACCTGTTGAGAGAAGCTGAGGAATCTGCCGAGGTAATTCTCTCATTAGCCTGTGGAGCTGGAACTCAACTCATTGCTGAAAACGTGAAAATTCCAGTTAGGACGGGAGTTACAACTCTATTTATAGGTGTTGAGAGAGAAGGAAGGTTTTTTGACGAGTACTGTATTGCCTGTGGTGACTGTGTAATCTCCGATACAGGTGGAATATGTCCTGTTGCAAGGTGTCCTAAATCCCTTGTAAACGGGCCCTGCGGTGGAGCAATTGCAGGAAAGTGTGAGGTAAATCCAGACATTCCGTGTGTCTGGTACGAAATAGAGAGGAGACTGGAGATAATAGGAGAGTTAGAAAACGTAAAGGAAAACGTTCCTCCTAAGGATTACTCCAAATCGGTCTATCCAAGAAAGCTGATTCTGGAGGAGTAG
- a CDS encoding isoprenyl transferase translates to MKGNLPVHVGIIMDGNGRWAVRRGLPRIEGHRKGAETTEKIVIAAKNIGVKYLSLYAFSTENWKRPREEVNFLFSLMYEYVRSKLELFLENNVRFRVIGRLWELPDFLQEGFGWMEEQTSKCNGMTAVFAVNYGGRQEIVDAVNRIIGSGKEKVNLDEFKNYLYMPELPDLDLLIRTSGELRISNFLLWQSAYTELWFTDTLWPDFTEEEFKKAIEDFRKRERRFGGIR, encoded by the coding sequence ATGAAAGGGAATTTGCCTGTTCACGTTGGAATAATAATGGATGGAAATGGAAGGTGGGCCGTAAGGAGAGGTCTTCCAAGGATAGAGGGACACAGGAAGGGAGCAGAAACAACAGAGAAAATAGTAATTGCCGCAAAAAACATTGGAGTAAAGTATTTGTCACTTTATGCCTTTTCAACGGAGAACTGGAAAAGGCCGAGAGAAGAGGTTAACTTCCTCTTTTCCCTGATGTACGAGTACGTAAGGAGTAAGTTGGAGCTCTTTTTGGAAAACAACGTGAGGTTTAGAGTGATAGGGAGGTTATGGGAGCTCCCCGACTTTCTCCAGGAAGGTTTCGGTTGGATGGAGGAACAGACATCAAAGTGTAACGGAATGACTGCAGTCTTTGCCGTTAACTATGGAGGAAGACAAGAGATAGTTGATGCCGTTAACAGAATTATTGGCTCAGGAAAGGAAAAGGTAAACTTGGATGAGTTTAAGAACTACCTCTACATGCCCGAACTTCCCGACCTTGACCTTCTAATCAGGACAAGCGGGGAACTCCGAATCTCCAACTTTTTACTCTGGCAATCGGCATACACAGAACTCTGGTTTACAGATACACTCTGGCCTGACTTTACAGAAGAGGAGTTTAAAAAAGCCATCGAGGACTTTAGGAAGAGAGAGAGGCGCTTTGGTGGTATAAGATGA
- a CDS encoding phosphatidate cytidylyltransferase, with protein MKERTVGALIVVVYALLMILSPKPLYASLVYMLGVFIISELFKMASLEKFLTVSVIIYSLVFILSTNPIVVSPFFHSFLSSVLIASPAFLFLSLFSYALIVDGKISESFVPTLGFLIYSIFGIISLSLISKKEFILLLSIVWSTDTFAYLTGKYFGRRRLIPSVSPKKTVEGSAGGSILGTLISYLVAVKLSVFSQGFQTFLLLFMLTVISQIGDLFESSLKRFFNVKDSGKTIPGHGGVLDRLDSTLAVAPFLYVISGG; from the coding sequence ATGAAAGAGAGAACAGTAGGAGCTCTTATCGTTGTAGTTTATGCACTTTTAATGATCCTCTCCCCCAAACCCCTATACGCTTCACTGGTTTACATGTTAGGAGTCTTTATTATTTCAGAACTCTTTAAAATGGCCTCTTTAGAGAAGTTTTTAACAGTTTCTGTGATAATTTACTCTTTAGTATTTATCCTTTCCACAAATCCTATAGTTGTTAGTCCATTTTTTCACAGTTTCCTCTCATCGGTTTTAATTGCATCTCCGGCCTTTCTCTTTCTGTCCCTATTTTCTTACGCCCTTATCGTTGATGGAAAAATTTCAGAAAGTTTCGTTCCGACTTTGGGATTTCTAATTTATTCAATATTCGGAATCATTTCCCTGTCACTCATATCCAAAAAGGAGTTTATTCTGCTTCTTTCAATTGTCTGGTCAACAGATACATTTGCCTACCTTACAGGAAAGTACTTCGGAAGGAGAAGGTTAATCCCCTCTGTTAGTCCTAAAAAGACGGTTGAAGGTTCAGCCGGGGGTTCAATTTTAGGAACTCTTATTTCCTATTTAGTTGCTGTTAAGTTATCAGTTTTTTCCCAAGGTTTTCAAACTTTCCTTCTTCTGTTTATGCTGACAGTGATTTCCCAGATTGGAGACCTCTTTGAGAGCTCCCTCAAGAGATTCTTCAACGTCAAGGATTCGGGGAAAACAATTCCGGGACACGGAGGAGTCTTGGATAGACTTGACAGTACATTGGCAGTTGCACCGTTTCTCTACGTAATTTCTGGAGGTTAA